The Nostoc sp. 'Lobaria pulmonaria (5183) cyanobiont' genome window below encodes:
- the acsF gene encoding magnesium-protoporphyrin IX monomethyl ester (oxidative) cyclase, producing MVNTLPKPEIKTPSKETVLTPRFYTTDFETAAKLDLSAQETELQAMLTEMRTDYNRHHFVRDQAFEQSWEHISGEARQAFVEYLERSCISEFSGFLLFKELSRKLKNRSPVLAEIFQMMARDEARHAGFLNKAMADFKLSLDLGTVTKTRTYTFFPIEWVLYTVYLSEKIGYWRYIIIFRHLEKHPENQFYPIFRYFESWCQDENRHGDIFKALLRSQPQLWNTWKSRLWSRFFLLSVFATHTLTVHERSGFYKSLGLDATEFDIQVVRNTNETAGRAFPVMLNTEHPKFFPRLQRCAGYNLKIADIEGSSSPKLVKLIRKLPLIAAIVWNLLLLYLIKPIDAEALRGTVR from the coding sequence ATGGTTAACACCCTACCCAAGCCAGAAATTAAAACCCCCAGCAAAGAAACTGTACTCACCCCCCGGTTTTACACTACAGATTTTGAAACCGCAGCCAAGCTGGATTTGTCTGCTCAGGAAACGGAGTTGCAGGCGATGTTGACAGAAATGCGGACAGACTACAACCGCCACCATTTTGTTCGCGATCAAGCGTTTGAGCAGTCTTGGGAACACATTAGCGGTGAAGCAAGGCAGGCATTTGTAGAGTATTTGGAACGCTCTTGCATTTCTGAATTTTCCGGCTTCTTGCTTTTCAAGGAATTATCCCGCAAGCTAAAAAATCGCAGTCCAGTGCTAGCGGAAATATTTCAAATGATGGCGCGTGATGAAGCCCGCCACGCCGGATTTCTCAACAAAGCAATGGCCGATTTTAAACTCTCCCTTGATTTAGGCACTGTTACTAAAACCCGCACTTATACATTTTTCCCGATTGAATGGGTACTTTACACCGTTTACCTCTCAGAAAAAATTGGCTACTGGCGTTACATTATTATTTTCAGGCATCTAGAAAAGCACCCAGAAAACCAGTTTTACCCCATATTCCGCTACTTTGAGAGTTGGTGTCAGGACGAAAACCGCCACGGGGACATATTCAAAGCATTATTGCGTTCTCAACCGCAACTCTGGAACACCTGGAAATCTAGGCTGTGGAGTCGCTTTTTTTTGCTATCAGTGTTTGCTACTCACACCCTGACAGTTCATGAACGTTCTGGGTTCTACAAATCATTGGGACTTGATGCCACAGAATTTGATATCCAAGTTGTCCGCAACACCAATGAAACCGCAGGACGGGCTTTTCCTGTAATGTTGAATACCGAACATCCCAAGTTTTTCCCACGTCTGCAACGCTGTGCTGGTTATAACTTGAAAATTGCAGATATTGAAGGCAGTTCTAGTCCGAAATTGGTGAAGCTAATTCGCAAACTACCTTTGATTGCAGCAATTGTTTGGAATCTGCTGTTACTTTACCTCATCAAACCAATTGATGCTGAAGCCCTGCGGGGAACGGTTCGTTAG
- a CDS encoding ABC transporter ATP-binding protein codes for MAKSRRIAKLSAYLRPHWREASLGILALLSVNALGVYIPWLIRAGVDKLSTTFRWNQILHYVVVIVLLSSAMWLMRMASRIWLFGVGRQVEFDLKQRIFEHLLKLEPAYFASNTAGDLISRATSDVDNIKRLLGFAVLSLANTVFAYALTLPVMLAISVDLTLAALAVYPFMLLLVSLFSDRLRKQQAAVQEQLSDISELIQEDISGIALIKIYAQEANERRAFAKKNQQLLTANLELAKLRNTLFPLIGGLANISSLVIIWLGSARMSAGTLQVGDFLALLIYVERLVFPTALLGFTITAYQRGEVSIDRLESILSVTPKIKDTADAIHLPVAELKGELTAKNLTYNYPGSTTPALANVNFTIAPGETVAIVGAIGSGKSTLANALPRLLDIESGQLFLDGLDITKIALTDLRGAIAYVPQDSFLFSTTIKNNIRYGDPVSEQQQVESVAKLAQIKSEIQNFPQQYETIVGERGINLSGGQRQRTALARAMLVNAPVLILDDALSSVDNQTATQILKNLSSGTERKTVIFITHQLSAAAAADRIFVMEKGKIMQIGNHLELLKQQGLYRTLWSQHQVEELLR; via the coding sequence ATGGCAAAATCTCGACGAATCGCTAAACTCAGTGCTTACCTACGACCCCATTGGCGGGAAGCCTCCTTGGGCATTCTCGCTTTGTTGTCTGTCAATGCACTGGGTGTTTATATCCCTTGGTTGATTCGTGCTGGTGTTGACAAACTCTCGACAACCTTCAGATGGAACCAAATACTACATTACGTAGTAGTCATTGTCTTGCTCAGTTCGGCGATGTGGCTAATGCGGATGGCATCACGCATTTGGCTATTTGGGGTGGGACGTCAGGTGGAATTTGACCTGAAACAACGGATTTTTGAACACTTACTCAAGCTGGAGCCTGCTTATTTTGCCAGTAATACTGCTGGCGATTTGATTAGTCGGGCTACTAGTGATGTGGACAATATCAAGCGGTTATTGGGTTTTGCGGTCTTGAGTTTGGCAAATACGGTGTTTGCCTACGCCCTGACACTGCCAGTAATGCTGGCAATTAGTGTGGATCTCACCCTAGCCGCCCTAGCAGTGTACCCTTTTATGCTCTTATTGGTGAGTCTGTTTAGCGATCGCCTACGCAAACAACAAGCAGCAGTCCAAGAGCAACTCTCTGACATCAGCGAACTCATCCAGGAGGATATCAGTGGCATTGCCTTAATTAAAATCTATGCTCAAGAAGCAAACGAGCGTCGAGCCTTTGCCAAGAAAAATCAGCAGCTATTGACTGCTAACCTGGAATTGGCAAAACTCCGCAATACACTGTTTCCGCTAATTGGCGGGCTAGCTAATATCAGTTCACTGGTAATCATTTGGCTAGGGTCGGCACGGATGTCTGCTGGGACGCTTCAGGTTGGCGATTTTTTAGCACTGTTAATTTATGTAGAGCGCCTGGTTTTTCCCACTGCCCTTTTAGGATTCACAATTACTGCCTACCAACGCGGTGAAGTTAGTATCGATAGACTTGAATCTATTCTCTCTGTCACACCAAAAATTAAAGATACAGCCGATGCCATACATTTACCAGTGGCTGAACTTAAAGGCGAACTGACAGCTAAAAATCTCACCTACAATTACCCTGGTTCCACTACTCCAGCTTTAGCAAATGTTAACTTTACGATTGCTCCTGGAGAAACTGTAGCGATTGTTGGGGCAATTGGTTCGGGGAAATCTACTTTGGCCAATGCTTTACCGCGCTTGTTGGATATTGAATCAGGACAATTGTTTTTAGATGGGCTAGATATTACTAAGATCGCTTTGACAGATTTACGAGGTGCGATCGCCTACGTTCCTCAAGATAGCTTTCTATTTAGCACTACAATCAAAAATAATATTCGCTACGGCGATCCAGTTAGCGAACAACAGCAGGTAGAATCTGTCGCTAAACTTGCCCAAATTAAATCAGAAATTCAGAATTTTCCGCAGCAATATGAAACTATTGTTGGCGAACGCGGTATTAATCTTTCTGGCGGTCAACGGCAACGTACTGCTTTGGCTCGAGCAATGTTGGTCAATGCTCCAGTGTTAATTTTGGATGACGCTCTCTCTAGTGTGGATAATCAAACAGCCACGCAAATCCTCAAAAATCTCTCCAGTGGTACTGAACGTAAAACAGTAATTTTTATTACGCACCAATTATCAGCAGCGGCGGCGGCTGACCGAATTTTTGTAATGGAAAAGGGAAAAATTATGCAGATTGGAAATCACTTAGAACTTTTAAAACAACAGGGTTTATACAGAACTTTGTGGAGCCAACATCAAGTTGAGGAATTACTGCGGTAA
- the galE gene encoding UDP-glucose 4-epimerase GalE gives MSPEKPTILVTGGAGYIGSHTVLALKKAGYSIVILDNLVYGHRDLVEKVLQVELIIGDTSDRALLDHLFKTHDIAAVMHFSAYAYVGESVTDPAKYYRNNVLGTLTLLEAMLTASVKKFVFSSTCATYGVPEFVPIPETHPQNPINPYGATKLMVERILSDFDVAYGLQSVRFRYFNAAGANPNGLLGEDHNPETHLIPLVLMTALGKRESISIFGTDYPTPDGTCIRDYIHVNDLADAHILGLEYLLKGSDSEVFNLSNGSGFSVREVIAAVEDVTGISIPVEERDRRPGDPPILIGTTEKARTILGWQPQYPSIKDIVAHAWQWHQKRHK, from the coding sequence ATGTCGCCTGAAAAGCCTACTATTCTGGTAACGGGAGGAGCTGGATATATTGGTTCCCATACAGTGCTTGCTTTGAAGAAAGCGGGTTATAGCATTGTCATACTTGATAATCTGGTCTATGGACATCGCGATTTAGTAGAAAAGGTTTTACAGGTAGAACTGATAATTGGGGACACAAGCGATCGCGCCTTGCTCGATCATCTATTTAAAACCCACGATATTGCTGCGGTGATGCATTTTTCTGCTTATGCCTACGTAGGAGAATCTGTTACCGATCCGGCCAAATATTACCGCAATAACGTTCTTGGTACTTTGACCCTGTTAGAAGCGATGCTGACAGCATCTGTAAAGAAATTTGTCTTTTCTTCTACCTGTGCCACCTACGGGGTACCGGAATTCGTGCCGATTCCAGAAACCCATCCCCAAAATCCGATTAATCCCTATGGCGCTACAAAGCTGATGGTAGAAAGGATTCTCTCTGATTTTGATGTCGCTTACGGTTTGCAATCAGTGCGTTTTCGCTATTTCAATGCTGCTGGTGCTAATCCCAATGGCTTACTGGGCGAGGATCACAACCCAGAAACCCATTTGATTCCCTTAGTGCTAATGACAGCTTTAGGCAAACGAGAATCCATTTCAATTTTCGGCACTGATTACCCCACGCCCGATGGTACGTGTATTCGAGATTATATTCACGTTAATGACTTAGCAGATGCCCATATTTTGGGATTGGAATATTTATTAAAAGGTAGCGATAGCGAAGTTTTTAATTTGAGCAATGGCAGCGGCTTCTCCGTCAGAGAAGTCATTGCCGCAGTCGAAGACGTGACAGGAATTTCGATACCAGTAGAAGAACGCGATCGCCGTCCTGGCGATCCCCCAATTCTCATTGGCACCACCGAGAAAGCCAGAACAATCTTAGGCTGGCAACCTCAGTATCCATCCATCAAAGATATTGTCGCTCATGCGTGGCAGTGGCATCAAAAGCGACATAAATAA
- a CDS encoding NADP-dependent oxidoreductase, with protein sequence MQAIRVHNYGESDALTLETIAQPELQPNEVLIRVQAAGVNPLDWKIRAGYMKEFFPMPLPFTPGMDVAGIVEAIGTDVKAFQVGQAVYGELRMGAYAQFATAPQDAIALKPKTLDFVQAASVPMVAMTAYQGLFDRADLKPGQTVLIHAASGGVGIFAVQFAKWKGAHVIGTASAANTEFVRSLGADQAIDYKATPFEEVVENVDVVLDTLGGDTQARSYSVLKPGGILVSTAAPPNTQKAQEVGIRAEMMNMKPSASLLEEIASLLDSGQLKTVVAQTFSLSEARQAQELSQGGHVQGKIVLQINA encoded by the coding sequence ATGCAAGCAATTCGCGTTCATAACTATGGTGAGTCAGACGCGCTGACACTGGAAACTATAGCGCAACCCGAACTACAACCGAATGAAGTGCTAATTCGGGTTCAGGCGGCTGGAGTCAATCCGCTCGATTGGAAAATCCGGGCAGGCTACATGAAAGAGTTTTTTCCAATGCCTTTGCCATTCACGCCTGGAATGGATGTTGCAGGCATTGTAGAAGCGATCGGCACTGATGTCAAAGCATTCCAAGTTGGTCAAGCAGTTTATGGTGAACTGCGAATGGGAGCTTATGCCCAGTTCGCTACGGCTCCACAAGATGCGATCGCCCTCAAGCCAAAGACACTGGATTTTGTGCAAGCGGCATCGGTGCCGATGGTAGCAATGACCGCCTATCAAGGGTTGTTTGATCGTGCTGATCTCAAGCCTGGTCAAACCGTTCTGATTCATGCGGCATCGGGTGGAGTTGGCATATTCGCGGTACAGTTTGCTAAATGGAAAGGAGCGCACGTCATTGGAACTGCCTCAGCCGCGAATACAGAATTTGTCCGATCTCTGGGTGCAGATCAAGCGATTGACTACAAAGCAACACCCTTTGAAGAAGTTGTTGAGAATGTCGATGTAGTTCTAGATACGTTAGGTGGCGACACACAAGCGCGGTCTTATTCAGTGCTGAAGCCGGGTGGCATTCTGGTTTCAACCGCCGCTCCCCCGAATACTCAAAAAGCTCAAGAAGTAGGTATCCGTGCAGAGATGATGAATATGAAACCCTCGGCCTCGCTGCTAGAGGAAATTGCTAGTTTACTCGATTCCGGGCAGCTTAAGACGGTTGTTGCTCAGACCTTTTCTTTATCTGAAGCCCGTCAAGCTCAAGAATTGAGTCAGGGCGGTCATGTCCAGGGCAAAATCGTGCTTCAAATCAATGCTTAA
- a CDS encoding transketolase, with translation MATLEQLQAWHELAQQLRIDSIRATTAAGSGHPTSSMSAADLMAVLLAKYLRYDFSNPHSPNNDHLIFSKGHASPLLYSIYRAAGAIDDDELMSLRKFGSRLEGHPTPALPWVDVATGSLGQGLPIAVGIALAGEYLDKLPYHTWVLLGDSEMAEGSIWEAFEHASHYKLANLIAILDVNRLGQRGETMLGWNTQTYCDRALAFGWKAIEIDGHNLEEIDEAYAAAIDNPNCPTLIVSRTKKGKGVADLEDIGGWHGKVLKPDQAKAAIKELGGERQITIAVSKPNLQIQRTSIGQIQALQLPSYQLGEKVATRKAYGDTLKALGASRPDVVALDGEVSNSTYAEEFAKAYPERYFEMYIAEQQLVAAAVGLQVRQYKPFASSFAAFLSRAYDFVRMAAISRANIKLVGSHAGISIGEDGPSQMALEDLACLRAVCGSTVLYPSDANQTAKLVAQMVDCDGIVYLRTTRESTPVLYEAEEDFSIGGSKVIYSSEQDQAAVIAAGITLHEALKAYQHLKQEGITVRIIDAYSVKPIDATTLHQAARDTQGKLVVVEDHWGEGGLGAAVLDAFVGTDAAPTSGGLPLNLIKLAVRELPGSGTPEELLHAAKIDASSIVEAVRSLVKQPAYVLTK, from the coding sequence ATGGCTACCCTTGAACAATTGCAAGCATGGCATGAATTGGCGCAACAACTGCGAATTGATAGTATTCGTGCCACCACCGCAGCCGGATCTGGTCATCCCACCTCCTCAATGTCAGCTGCTGACCTGATGGCAGTGCTACTTGCCAAGTATCTGCGTTACGACTTCAGTAATCCGCACTCCCCTAACAACGATCACCTGATCTTCTCAAAAGGACACGCATCACCGCTGTTGTACTCAATTTATCGAGCGGCAGGAGCAATTGATGATGACGAATTGATGTCTTTACGCAAGTTTGGTAGTCGCCTAGAAGGGCATCCAACCCCAGCATTACCTTGGGTAGACGTGGCAACGGGTTCATTAGGACAAGGACTGCCGATCGCTGTTGGTATTGCTTTAGCTGGAGAGTATTTAGACAAGCTGCCTTACCACACCTGGGTTTTGTTAGGGGATAGTGAAATGGCGGAAGGTTCTATTTGGGAAGCCTTTGAACACGCCAGTCACTACAAACTGGCAAATCTGATTGCCATCCTCGATGTCAACCGTTTGGGACAGCGAGGTGAAACGATGCTGGGCTGGAACACCCAAACATACTGCGATCGCGCTCTTGCTTTCGGCTGGAAGGCAATTGAAATCGACGGTCACAACCTAGAAGAAATTGACGAAGCTTATGCAGCAGCTATCGATAACCCCAACTGTCCGACACTGATTGTGTCTCGGACAAAGAAGGGCAAGGGTGTTGCAGATTTAGAAGATATTGGCGGTTGGCATGGAAAAGTCTTGAAACCTGACCAAGCAAAGGCAGCGATCAAAGAACTAGGTGGTGAACGTCAGATCACTATTGCCGTTTCAAAACCTAATTTACAAATCCAAAGAACTTCAATTGGGCAAATTCAAGCTCTCCAACTTCCTAGCTATCAATTGGGAGAAAAAGTGGCGACCCGTAAAGCTTATGGGGATACCTTAAAAGCTCTCGGAGCGTCTCGACCAGATGTAGTTGCCTTAGATGGTGAGGTGAGCAACTCCACCTACGCTGAAGAATTTGCCAAAGCTTATCCTGAGCGGTATTTTGAGATGTACATTGCCGAGCAGCAATTGGTTGCCGCAGCAGTGGGGTTACAAGTGCGGCAGTATAAGCCCTTTGCTTCCAGTTTTGCGGCATTCTTAAGTCGCGCTTACGATTTTGTGCGGATGGCTGCGATTTCTCGCGCCAATATTAAACTTGTTGGTTCTCATGCCGGAATTTCAATTGGTGAAGATGGCCCTTCACAAATGGCACTAGAAGACTTAGCTTGTTTGAGAGCCGTGTGCGGCAGCACTGTGCTTTACCCTAGTGATGCCAATCAAACCGCTAAACTTGTCGCCCAAATGGTCGATTGTGATGGGATTGTCTACCTACGCACAACCCGTGAAAGCACACCTGTTCTCTATGAAGCTGAGGAGGATTTTTCAATTGGTGGCAGCAAGGTCATCTATAGTTCCGAGCAGGATCAAGCAGCAGTGATTGCAGCAGGTATTACGCTACATGAAGCTCTTAAAGCATATCAGCATCTCAAGCAAGAAGGGATTACGGTACGCATTATCGATGCTTACTCAGTCAAACCAATTGATGCTACAACCCTGCATCAGGCTGCCCGTGATACCCAAGGCAAACTCGTTGTAGTCGAAGACCATTGGGGCGAGGGTGGACTGGGAGCTGCTGTCCTCGATGCTTTTGTGGGTACAGATGCTGCTCCTACCTCTGGTGGATTGCCACTAAACCTAATCAAACTGGCAGTACGGGAGCTGCCTGGATCTGGTACTCCAGAAGAGCTACTTCATGCAGCAAAAATTGACGCTTCTTCTATTGTCGAGGCTGTGCGATCGCTTGTTAAACAACCTGCTTACGTATTAACGAAGTAA
- a CDS encoding ABC transporter substrate-binding protein, whose protein sequence is MLYRKPINKLQKFIKKPSYLHIGVFLATLLSIIFFSWVALSQQPVTLNILMTAPDAEPWRQGLIRDFEAENPGIRINLVEGPNATNLLEDLYTSSFILGESPYDLINMDVIWTSKFAAAGWLLPLGDRISKQELAAFSPQDVEGGRYQNKLYRIPVRSDVGMLYYREDLIKQAELKPPETFDDLIRISQILQKKNQVHWGYLWQGRQYEGLVAMFAEVLDGFGGFWVNPKTLEVGLDRPETLQAIEFLRSTVKEGVSPPGVTTYQEEDTRRLFQSGQVAFLRSWPYAWPLAQAENSPIRGKIAIKPMVHAPGKTGAACLGGWGLGIAKSSQHPEEAWKAIQYFTSREAQRRFILSAGYVPSRRDLFTDPEIVAKYPHYPQLLKVVDNAVLRPPIAQYPQTSDILQRYLSAALSGRMNPERAMQAAAAETRRLLGAGSRGAEEQGSRGS, encoded by the coding sequence ATGTTGTACCGAAAGCCAATTAACAAATTACAAAAATTCATCAAAAAACCAAGTTATCTGCATATAGGGGTTTTCCTGGCAACTCTCTTGAGCATTATATTTTTCAGTTGGGTAGCACTCTCGCAGCAACCAGTTACCCTGAATATATTAATGACTGCTCCTGATGCCGAACCTTGGAGGCAGGGTTTAATTAGAGACTTCGAGGCTGAGAACCCTGGTATTCGCATTAACCTAGTTGAAGGGCCCAATGCCACAAATTTGCTCGAAGACCTGTATACCTCATCTTTTATCTTGGGTGAATCCCCTTATGACCTGATCAATATGGATGTGATCTGGACATCCAAGTTTGCTGCTGCTGGATGGTTGCTACCCTTAGGCGATCGCATTTCTAAACAGGAGTTGGCAGCATTTTCACCCCAGGATGTAGAAGGGGGACGTTATCAAAACAAGCTGTACCGGATTCCAGTGCGTTCCGACGTGGGAATGCTCTACTACCGGGAAGATTTAATTAAACAAGCAGAATTGAAACCGCCAGAAACCTTTGATGATTTGATCCGAATTTCCCAAATTTTGCAGAAGAAAAACCAAGTACATTGGGGCTATCTTTGGCAAGGTCGGCAATATGAAGGACTTGTGGCGATGTTTGCGGAAGTCCTCGATGGCTTTGGTGGCTTCTGGGTTAATCCCAAGACGCTCGAAGTTGGACTAGATCGACCAGAAACATTACAAGCGATTGAGTTTCTGCGTAGTACCGTTAAAGAAGGCGTTTCTCCTCCTGGAGTCACGACCTACCAGGAAGAAGACACCCGACGCTTGTTTCAAAGTGGTCAAGTAGCGTTTTTACGCAGTTGGCCCTATGCGTGGCCTTTAGCCCAGGCAGAAAATTCGCCAATCCGGGGCAAAATTGCGATTAAACCGATGGTTCATGCTCCTGGTAAGACGGGAGCGGCTTGTTTAGGGGGCTGGGGTTTAGGGATTGCGAAATCTTCTCAACATCCAGAAGAAGCTTGGAAAGCAATTCAGTATTTTACCAGTCGGGAAGCACAGCGCCGATTTATTTTGAGTGCAGGCTATGTGCCAAGTCGCCGGGATTTGTTTACAGACCCAGAGATTGTTGCTAAATACCCCCACTATCCGCAGTTATTGAAGGTCGTGGACAATGCAGTTTTACGTCCGCCGATCGCGCAATATCCTCAGACATCAGATATTTTGCAGCGTTATCTCAGCGCCGCCTTATCCGGTCGGATGAATCCTGAACGAGCAATGCAAGCTGCTGCTGCCGAAACACGCCGGCTGCTGGGGGCAGGGAGCAGGGGGGCAGAGGAGCAGGGGAGCAGGGGGAGTTAG
- a CDS encoding carbohydrate ABC transporter permease, which translates to MTNLHTLKSREQQTAWILLTPALLLLLFVFAYPILRAFWLSVFTKNLATELQPVFSGLENYVRMAGDGRFWQSLWATTVFTTASVISELLLGLGIALVLNQAFFGRGIVRTTAIIPWALPTALIGLAWSWIFNDQFGVVNDILQRLGLIKTGINWLGDPTLAMIAVVFADVWKTTPFISILLLAGLQSISKDLYEAYSVDGATAWQSFRNITLPLLLPQILIAVLFRFAQAFGIFDLIAVMTGGGPGGATEVVSLYIYSTVMRYLDFGYGAALVVVTFLILIAAVAIASFLLNKYRAKTSGAI; encoded by the coding sequence ATGACAAATTTACATACACTCAAAAGTCGGGAACAACAGACAGCCTGGATCTTACTAACACCCGCATTGCTGCTACTGTTGTTTGTATTTGCCTACCCAATTTTACGAGCATTTTGGTTAAGCGTATTTACTAAAAATTTGGCAACAGAGCTACAACCTGTATTCTCTGGTTTGGAGAATTATGTGCGGATGGCGGGTGATGGTCGTTTTTGGCAGAGTTTGTGGGCGACAACCGTGTTCACAACAGCATCAGTAATCTCAGAACTACTGCTAGGACTGGGGATTGCCTTAGTTCTCAATCAGGCGTTTTTTGGGCGGGGCATAGTGCGTACAACTGCAATTATCCCTTGGGCTTTGCCTACTGCTTTGATTGGTCTGGCGTGGTCTTGGATTTTTAACGACCAGTTTGGGGTTGTGAACGATATTTTGCAACGGTTGGGGCTGATTAAGACTGGGATTAATTGGTTAGGAGATCCAACACTGGCGATGATCGCAGTGGTTTTTGCTGATGTTTGGAAAACTACGCCGTTTATCAGTATCCTGTTGCTAGCTGGGTTGCAGTCGATATCAAAAGACCTCTATGAAGCTTACTCAGTCGATGGGGCAACTGCTTGGCAAAGTTTCCGCAATATTACCCTGCCATTACTGCTACCGCAAATCTTAATTGCAGTGCTATTTCGGTTTGCTCAAGCTTTTGGGATTTTCGACTTGATTGCTGTGATGACTGGGGGTGGCCCTGGTGGCGCTACGGAAGTGGTGTCATTGTACATTTACTCTACGGTGATGCGCTACTTAGATTTTGGTTATGGCGCAGCCCTGGTAGTAGTGACATTTTTAATATTGATTGCGGCGGTGGCGATCGCTAGTTTCTTGCTTAACAAATACCGTGCCAAAACATCAGGAGCCATTTAA
- a CDS encoding carbohydrate ABC transporter permease — MSVTPQTVPTTPRRTGETKFSLKKILLFIIVVLILLFSLAPALWQLLTSFKVNDDIAAVPTVYFPTRFTFNHYIELFTRRPFWRYIFNSAFVSITSTAVALAIGAPAAYALARLRPWGEKVILASILIVTLFPGILLFLGLLEIIQALKLGNNYLALIIPYTAINLPLTILVLKSFFEQLPKDLEDSARVDGYNTFQLLWQIVLPMTLPALVTTGILTFIFAWNEFIFALTFMTREELKTIPVAAAQLGGATIYEIPYGPIAAATVVGTLPLILLVLFFQRRIVQGLTAGAVKG, encoded by the coding sequence ATGAGTGTAACTCCACAAACAGTTCCAACGACTCCAAGACGAACAGGGGAAACCAAGTTTTCTCTGAAAAAAATCTTGCTGTTCATCATAGTTGTATTAATACTGCTATTTAGCCTCGCGCCAGCCTTATGGCAATTGCTGACTTCGTTTAAAGTCAATGACGATATTGCCGCCGTTCCTACTGTCTATTTCCCCACACGATTCACTTTCAATCACTACATTGAGTTATTTACCCGTCGTCCATTTTGGCGCTACATCTTCAACAGTGCCTTTGTGTCGATTACTTCTACAGCTGTAGCTTTAGCGATCGGCGCACCTGCGGCTTATGCTCTCGCACGGTTACGCCCTTGGGGTGAAAAAGTTATCCTCGCCAGCATTTTAATCGTTACCTTATTTCCTGGAATTCTGTTGTTCTTAGGATTGTTAGAAATTATCCAAGCGCTGAAATTGGGCAATAATTATCTGGCGCTGATTATACCCTATACCGCGATCAATTTGCCGCTAACAATTTTAGTACTTAAAAGCTTTTTTGAACAATTACCAAAAGACTTGGAAGATTCTGCTAGGGTCGATGGCTACAACACCTTTCAACTACTGTGGCAAATCGTGTTACCCATGACCCTTCCCGCCTTGGTGACTACTGGAATCCTCACCTTTATTTTTGCTTGGAACGAGTTTATTTTCGCTCTGACGTTTATGACCCGTGAAGAGTTGAAGACAATTCCCGTTGCTGCGGCTCAGTTGGGTGGTGCGACAATATATGAAATTCCCTATGGCCCGATCGCTGCTGCTACTGTTGTGGGGACGTTACCCCTAATTTTACTAGTTTTGTTTTTCCAGCGCCGGATTGTCCAAGGTCTTACCGCTGGTGCTGTTAAAGGATAA